From Pseudomonas putida, one genomic window encodes:
- a CDS encoding OmpA family protein → MIQRLHFPFIALLLVLLALTGCQSTPRKGLTAEQVAVLKREGFAPTDEGWAFDLSGKVLFGSDVDSLNGQSQAIVERIGKALLGVGIQGVRVDGHADASGKAAYNQQLSERRAQSVAKVLIGIGMPNQNIQTRGLGSTQPVADNRTSLGRTENRRVSIVVASY, encoded by the coding sequence GTGATACAGCGTTTGCATTTTCCCTTCATCGCCTTGCTGCTGGTTTTGCTGGCGCTCACGGGTTGCCAGAGCACACCCCGGAAAGGGCTGACGGCCGAACAGGTCGCTGTGCTCAAGCGCGAGGGGTTTGCCCCCACCGATGAGGGCTGGGCGTTCGATCTGTCGGGCAAGGTGCTGTTCGGCAGTGACGTGGACAGCCTCAATGGCCAGAGCCAGGCGATTGTCGAACGTATCGGCAAGGCGTTGCTGGGTGTTGGCATTCAGGGCGTGCGGGTCGACGGCCATGCCGATGCGTCAGGCAAGGCGGCGTACAACCAGCAGCTGTCAGAGCGGCGGGCGCAGAGTGTGGCCAAGGTGTTGATCGGCATCGGCATGCCGAACCAGAACATTCAGACCCGAGGCCTGGGCAGCACTCAGCCGGTAGCGGATAACCGCACCAGCCTTGGGCGTACCGAGAACCGGCGGGTATCGATTGTGGTGGCGTCTTACTGA